The following nucleotide sequence is from Pseudochaenichthys georgianus chromosome 17, fPseGeo1.2, whole genome shotgun sequence.
tctctgcttgtaattatgccgttacaagcttcaaagttgtatttatcatctgaatttgccgaaacaagtttaatattctgaaagccaatactttgaagatgtataagtgaggtgtcttgagtagtcaaaattacctacaaatcattgtacacacgtgtacatattattctatttttatgcagctctgtgtgattttgtagctacaattcagactaatacactaccagaagtggaataagtactcagatattgtagtgaaattagaagtactcagatattgtacttgagtaaaggaataagtactcagatcttgtacttgagtaaaagtagaaataccagagtgttacagtaaaagtcctgcattcaaaatgttcttcaagtaaaagtagaaaagtattataaaaatatagtgaaagtaaagacagtaaaagtagtcgttgtgcagattggtccatttcagaataatatatatgatatgttttataatgattgatcatgaaagtgttctcaaagctggtgaaggtgcagctagtttgaatgactttgtattctgcagggtagcttgtggatttactccaggtggaactaaagtctgattcaacacttgattatatttcacatcattcatccacatctgtgaagtaactaaaggtattacatacatgtagtgaaggaaaagtacaccatgtacctatgacttatgttcacttccaacctaaaagtacctcaaaaatagtaatcaataatgtattgaaaagttatttgctgattggtttttatatcggctcagccaggttatatgggaggcccagtctacgtacactctaacaacaaatgccttggcttaacaaagaaaatcaaggcaataggttgcatcgatggttattgagttaagacaacttctattgaaatgttgttaaagcaacaaagttatttgggttaggggagaaggcttttcctctacaatcagaggtgttttcaattaccactcacttaataattggtagcataaacacaagtttttaagttgattactccaaagttccaacttgttttaccgtattatttaaatataatcttaaattgtatgtacttaattaccacatgttgaacatgaacacatgtttttaagttgacaactatttataaattaagttgctccaaataatattgtattcaatagggtttttctcttagctttttcatgtttttgcctttaaagaaagaaattaattgattccacaacaaaaatattaggcaattcattttttattttttttatttttttgaactgcaggtgtttatttcaacacatgatgtttcaaaaggagagacttcatttagtttgaatattGCCTGAAGACAGTTGACGTAAtttccattgtgtgcacacctagaccggacttaaagacagacaggtttttattgtttggacttaaaagacgttcctctgaccaacgctgacctcattttgtatgttgatgggtctgcctctcgcgaccaagggggcactaatttatttgtttgtttttttttgtttttttttcctgttgtttcagattctgctgttctccgttctggaccgcttccatgccacctctcagcacaggcagcagagctcatcgcactaactgaagcctgcacgtttgcagaaggcaaaaccgtgactatttacactgactcacgatatgctttcggggtagtacacgattttggggctatttggaagtgtagacaatttcttaaatctgatggcaaaccagtacttaaccatgtgctggttgcaggcttactagacgccattctgctcccatctgaggttgcagtctgtaaatgtgccgcacacgcaagcagtacagacccagtttccctaggaaatgcgtctgctgactcagccgcaaaggcagctgccctcattcctctcgcacctcacgcacactcatttgttaaaatccctgtctcctcctttactgacaaaatgtcatcactgacttccatgaagcagctagctacgccagttgagaaggctcaatggaaggctgctggggctgttttttgggttggcccaaattctaatccatgtcttcccagacattttttccctcatttcgctaaattgacacatgggtgggatcatgtgtcaaaaggggggatgttagagtctataaatcaggagtggttcacaagggggttcacagtaacagctcaaaagcactgtgaagcatgctaatctgcatcatgcaaaattacaaactagcaaaatgctgtgcagacacaggtctgtcatggacacaagctctgcccattgtgctgatgtacatgaggatgcggaaaagaacacggagtcaactcagcccatttgaaatcctttttggggctcctccacagactcaaggctccaggatgtcctcttccctccacaactttgtgtgaggatgctatgttgtcatattgtgttaacctatcatccactttagcgactgccactggtccgcttcaccgccttcaaccgggcgacttcgtgctggtcaaggatttccggagaaagagctggaaatccaatcgttggcaaggtccctaccaggtgcttctcgtcacccagacagcggtcaaggtcgccgagagagctacatgggtccacgccagccactgcaaggtcgtggtcacaggaaaggagaaacgatagaaacagatgacaacaagtgacatatccaagtcaccaacagatgacaacaagtgacgtgtccgagtcaccaacagatgacagcaagtgacgtgtcctagtcaccaccagcaccacacttgcactacatacaccaaaacacactacacacaaggtgtcacgagcgagtgccagctgagcggttccatatgctctctggttcctcgtttgtgttatcagtgtgcgaagtctgacggtccgggtcacgaaatcgaccgagagaatacacacacacactccatggaacatttccccctcgtgatgagggctcgcctggagagacgacaacgcaaccgtgagcaatgtgaatgctactggagagcctggacaatcatagaatggttcctctgcatacttgccatgatagttgtgttaggactagtcctatattttatgtatccatttcagcacacagcatgtcagccaaaatcgaggtatctaagaggtacatggggaaagcagggcgaaccacatttattttattttgttgtctgtctgtatgtatccggcgccgacccgtgtggcacattttacatcgacatcgcgcccaaaactcagacccggaaaagcgtaagcaacctttgacgccactgttgacatccataggtacatctacatttaatctatacataggcgaccatagcaacattgatgtgggtcagaccagtagtgggatcaccggtaacgtctggtggcacactctgagatcattcttgcaggccgcaggacaaaatgggtcatgttatgcatgcacccttttcccccaggactcatcagtgtccgtgccagttcgtccgcgctctctgacccaggttgaacacctctgcgcgtttatggctctgacaaagcccatcaaggatgaagacagcgtaaccgggtggcgttatgctaggcagcttcccccaccatgcagcaatcggtctgactcctctttgcgtgcatccacgcttgataccacatacgcaaagtaccaacccgtcagccatgtgcaccccagtcatttgagagggatgaaacacaacctctgcatccagagagtttaccacaaaacgtctcttacaccaccttattttttcctaggcactactactggttgtactcgcatcctacggaacacatgcggtgacggtgcttacaaaatctcgtattgtcacatatctggtgcccctgagagaatcctttctaacgtagcattccctgatgttaaacatatttccctccaactggcctggcccagtgattctgggtttagcgcgccagaagattacgtttggttgtgcggcaacaagctctatcaagttctggctcccctttggatagggacatgcactctagtggatttgaatccagcagtcactgtactcacgtccttaatgcacacgacacatcattacccagagttccaacaccccgaccaccacaaggtaaaaagagatatgacgtccgctggagctaaattcatgggtggcctgttcccatggtggggtacagtaaacaatgcccataaaatagataccttacacgtccggctagagaacctCACTTAGGAGAggacgcaaggcttccaggcattgaccccattcataatagcctctaggaacatgctcatgcagcaccaattcgctcttgaccttttgttcgcctcaaagggtggcctgtgtcatgtgatcggtgactcctgttgcacttacattcccgacgccaccaagaacatcactgacaccgtgcggcatcttaacaacctgttagctgacatgaaagctgatgacatatccaacgcagggggctgggactggtgggcctggcttacatcaggcgggtggaaagcatggctggctagtatagttacacccctggcgatcatttttggcctattaatcagttgtacctgtttgataatcccaatactgaagaaatgcgtttccagcatggtgtcctcagctttcgttcagtatactactattccattacaagacaatcctttgcgccacagtgagatagaccagctagaatcagaagagtctggtTCCGACACTACAATATAATCATGCGTACCCTCTTCTCTTAttctcttatgcttacattatattggagtctgtcctccacaaaaacagccagttttctatgatatatttgtgatgtgtttacttaaaccagcgatggagtgtattcattgatgtgttatatcagtctatcctatcatttgtttttttctattgatcaagtatgatcaaaaggggggaatgtagtgggaatttttattattatcatccttattattatccttattatgtctttcatatgtttaaaccaaatgcttcttatttcctcttgttgtgcttttaccattattattatattatattcccagtctctgcaaggccacagctgtttcagcagactgggagactcatacacagtcagacacatcacgaacttccctgctctgagaaccgttatgctatctactcaaggccactgggtgtctcatcaacaatctgactgtgtgaacccagattgttctctttcccactccttttctatataacctttgcttttccattgttctgcgcactctcgcgcagactatcttatactctgtgcgacttgtgacattaTTCAATCAttatatcgtgtatttgaagcttcaaataaataaccaaaagacagcttttctcgattcaccatttatttgttatgatcatttgacttgtactctccagctgtgttgggccctagatttccataacactgTGAACCTATCTCTCACTCTGACATCTGAAAaccgaaaagcaggtttattgctcatggattatcagaaatcatttcacagggacacagacacattggattaacctatggattaacttcagcagcgtttttatcgttttaatgccattgaagaccacttttgaccagactacgacacaggtgagccatgttagcgtttttagctacctagcgccatatattttgatgtctgttcttgttattatctcagagagttcgtataattgagtgataatgaagGGTAACCCTCGATTCTGTGTCCCCTCACTATGTGAAACGATGGGTTcgatgtgcagcaaagataaataataaggttttgtgagtgaatttcggtgcagtcatctgttaacatttttcgctcgttgctaattcagaggcttttttttttttaaataaaataaaatgatcgGTTAGATGAGTTtattcccgttacatggatataaaacattcatagtttattaaattaacatgccctcagacactgtttcctgcaagatgttgcaggagggccccggtaccggggtctctcgggcttgCTTAACAGGTTTTAATGAGCCAGTGCTAAGTTGGTTTCTTGAAGAAACATCTGCTTTTCTCGCAAGCCTCACTAGAGAATAAAGAATCCAAAAACAGAGAAAGGTTTGGCCAACTGTGAGCACTAAAATGTAGGCTACCTTAAACAATAGCACAACAAAACATCAGTTGGCTCTTTGTCAGACAAATAGCTCATTATCCTTTAATCTATAACTAATGTATCCTGGTGTATGTTCAAGTTTGCTATGTTAAAAAGTACAAAGTTGCTATTGTTCGGGAAGTAGAAGGCAGACAGAGAACGTACTCTCCCATGAAGCCTTTGGATGCTGAGTGGAAGGATGCCAGCTCCACCGTGTCTGAGAGAGGAGGACCCATCTCAGACAGAACTCTCTTGTAAGAGAGAAACTCACTCTTTTCCCCATGAACACATTCCTGATAGACCTGTGGAGGAGATCACAGAACATCCAAGCGTTTATTTACACATTTCTGTCACTCTTGATGAATTCTCTGGTTAGATGACAATGCTTTAAGACCTCATCAGCCAGGAGGGAGAGCCTCTTCTCTGAAGCAAACCGGATCACCTCTTGCATTGTCTTTCTGCTTTGAACATAACCTACAGGAAACACGGCATGGCATGATACCATATTCTATGATTCAAAAGATATACTTAGATGATGTCAATTCTGTTTGGATTTGACTACCTGTGGGATTTCCAGGGTTGATGACATACAAAGCGACAGGGTTGCAGAGTCCCTTTGCAGAGTCCAGCGCTCGATGCAGCTCCTCCACGTGCAGCTCCCAGCCCTGCTCCTCGCTGAGGTAGTACGGGACAGTAACTCCTCCCAAcccttttattgtaaaattggTGAGGGGGTAGCACGGCCCTGGAGTCAGCACACCTGTTCTGGGGGAAGCCTGGCTGTTCAACAAGACCTTGAGAATGTTCTAATAAACACAGGAACAGATTAATTCAACTCAAAGATGATGATGATCCGCAGGAGGAACAGACACAGTATGGCAGTATTTCAGTAATTATTACCCTGAGAGCCCACTGAGAGCCGGGGCTGATGTAGATGTTTTCAGGGTCTGATGGAGCCCCGCCATCTCGTTTGGTTATGAATTCAGAGATTCTGTGGACTATTTCTGGTATGCCAGCTGTAGCAGTATAAGAACCTGAAGGAATAACCATGAAAGCTTAGGAAAAGCAATAATGTTGGAAGTAAAAATTGTTGTATTTTTATTGCATTTATTTTATAACCTTGTTTTATGCTACATCATTGAATTAATTTGTATTTGTCTAATAGCATTTACACAGTTTTATTAATATAGGTCTTACAAACTGCATCAAGGCTAAGCACAtgtatgatttaaaaaaaaaaacgatataCTTCAGTATCTTTTTAAGCATATTGTATTATCTTATTACCTACCCTTATATTATGCATTTGTTATTTATATTCTTACTATTAAttaaatgtacttttttttaatacatttttatgtTATTGTATTTCTTAAACATTTTTAACTCATGTAGCCTAATGCTTGACCAAATCAAATCCCAACTTGggataaatacatatctatctatctgcatAGTACACACATCCCTGCCCTAGTAGCAAAATGAGGTATCCGGATTTCCGTTTGCTTTATGTAATGTATTCCATAAACTTAAAATAACTAAGCTTGTatgcaaaagaaaaagtaatgGTAAAACATTATTTGAAAGGGTTAAATGGTCCAGAAGTCTTGAAGACAGATATCCCATAACTCcataacatttcattttaataATACCACATGCACATATCTTACCTACACTCCCTCCGGAACATTCCCCAAGCAGCCTCTGAGCCCTCTGTCTGACGTCCACTGGAAGCGTGTTGCTGTTCACAAGATCAGGGTAAAGACATGCTGCAAGAACCTGCAAATGAGAAGACACATAAGAGTGAAGAAGATGTATGAGCTTGCATATTAATCTCAGTCTAAAAATGGACTTTGAAGGTTACAGATTACCTGTCGGACAAAGGACAGAGGCTTCACACCTGCAGCGTGCGGGTCTCCCCAGTACAGATCTATCAATTGCTTGTATGGCTTTCTCAATTTCTGCAGACAGTGAATTTAAAGCAAAACAACAGGATGGAAATGTGGCTGACAGAAACCATTTTGAAAATATGTCAATAACCCCTTTCTTTACCTGTCTGAGCTCTTCCTTGATCTGGTTTGCTCGTCTGGCGAGGACTGTATAATCtaacttcttcatattcttCAGATTCAGACTGATCTCCTGCAGGTTTTAGTGCTTGGGCAATGATATCAGAGGAGGAGCAATACAGGTAACTACACAGATGTAGTCCTAAAAGCCACCCGACTATTCCTATCTAAAAACGATGTgtgaagtaagtaagtaagtacgactttatttatatagcacccttctcaacacaaatgtacaaagtgctttataTACAGTACACAATACAACATACAActataaaatgtataaaaggcataaaacacACAAGTAAATGATAGGATAAAACACCAATGTAGAACAGCTACAAACTCACCTCTTCCCTACGTTGCTTGAGTAGGGAAGAAATAAATAATTCCCTATTATACATGATAtaggttcaaggttcaaggcttttattggtcatGCGTAcatatagctacagtgtagttatgacgatgaaaatcttaggtcactggcccctccaacagtgcagtacaataaaacagaaaaaaatagtgcaagtaaatacaaaaagaaaaatagtacaaaaaaagtgaaatagtgcaataagagtctatatgcaagtgATTGAatttgatatattagataaaaaaATCTAAATTGTAGCCAGATTAatgttgtggatgttgtttAAAAAATGCTGGTGTTTAACAGttgtatggcctgtgggatgaaactgtgaGGTGGATTAATGACATCCAGGACTTTCATTGGAGTGTGGATAATATTCTGGCTGGTAGAGAGGAAGCAAAGAGGATGGTGGTCTCATGGGAATGTTTTTTATTAAAAGAAAGTCAGTATACAGTATATGAGCAGAGCCCCACAGTTATCTGAAGTGTGCTGCTGGTATTGTTTAGGTAAATTATGAACTTCCATGTGATGTGAGGGAATCCATTGGTTTGAATTTTGGACTGTGTTCGGTAATTTATGGATATTAGTTTTTTCTGGAAAACAGAAGTTTAATTTGACCTAGACCAAAGGTCATTAAAACGGACTGCATGCGATAATGAATGTcatatttattataaaaaatgctCACATGCCAACATGAGGTAAATGATCAGACTATTTTTGTTGTTTCAACTTAATTATTTAAGTGATCAGATAACACAATAAACAATAATAGTGCCTTCATTCAAGAAAAGTCTTTCATAaactgtgtgtgaaagctgcTCAGGCGGCTCAGCATTTCTTCCATGGTGTCCTCAGGGGTAACAATGCAGAATCTGCACAGAGAAAGAGTTAAAGGAAAAAAGTCCACTTGTGCTGAATTAACATGTCTGAATTATACTTTCAATGATGGTCATGTCTGTAATGCAGAACAAACACATTCATAGGACCTGATAATGTGTTTATAATACCATGCCAAAGTGACATTGTATGAAACAATAATCAAATTCCAACCCAGCGTATTCTAACTACTTTAGCCATTCACATTATGAAGACACATGAAGATCTATCATAACCGATTATAAACTaaagaatgcaattcctgaagaaattgctagtgggaatgctttacatgtatgctgaaaagctgacgctaaactgctatgctgaaatgtaacatgtaagaagaatgtgaagaatttagattgaaatgatacatgaacactgggggcttgaatgtgtgatgatgggagaagagaagaaagtaaaaaggcttggaaaagcagcagaatatttgaactgcaaacttttgaactaacttgatggtgaatgatctgtcgccatgccaacggcatttgatgacatcccataatacgcttagatgcgttgatggctgcatcgttaccaaacctgtgaagttttgggccatttggagcatttttaccgtgtttcatggcgagcattgtgttgccatggcaacagcatttgaagaaatctcaaaactgtcccgtatagatgtcttcatggctggactgttagcacacatgtgaagtttgagcactttttgaacattttcataggagttaagcgacatcgtcttttatggcg
It contains:
- the LOC117462590 gene encoding alanine aminotransferase 2-like isoform X1 yields the protein MKKLDYTVLARRANQIKEELRQKLRKPYKQLIDLYWGDPHAAGVKPLSFVRQVLAACLYPDLVNSNTLPVDVRQRAQRLLGECSGGSVGSYTATAGIPEIVHRISEFITKRDGGAPSDPENIYISPGSQWALRNILKVLLNSQASPRTGVLTPGPCYPLTNFTIKGLGGVTVPYYLSEEQGWELHVEELHRALDSAKGLCNPVALYVINPGNPTGYVQSRKTMQEVIRFASEKRLSLLADEVYQECVHGEKSEFLSYKRVLSEMGPPLSDTVELASFHSASKGFMGECGLRGGYVELVNLDPDVMKCIYKLFSTDTCAPVLSQIALDLMTNPPQPGDPSYPLYSEETQHIKTMMVHNVKRVFEVLNSLPGFSCKPVEGGGFAFPRLHLPPKAIQKAKEMEMEPDLFYCMRLLEEAGVLVKPGMENGPKDGTPHIRFCIMNPEDTMEEMLSRLSSFHTQLMKDFS
- the LOC117462590 gene encoding alanine aminotransferase 1-like isoform X2, which produces MFRRECSYTATAGIPEIVHRISEFITKRDGGAPSDPENIYISPGSQWALRNILKVLLNSQASPRTGVLTPGPCYPLTNFTIKGLGGVTVPYYLSEEQGWELHVEELHRALDSAKGLCNPVALYVINPGNPTGYVQSRKTMQEVIRFASEKRLSLLADEVYQECVHGEKSEFLSYKRVLSEMGPPLSDTVELASFHSASKGFMGECGLRGGYVELVNLDPDVMKCIYKLFSTDTCAPVLSQIALDLMTNPPQPGDPSYPLYSEETQHIKTMMVHNVKRVFEVLNSLPGFSCKPVEGGGFAFPRLHLPPKAIQKAKEMEMEPDLFYCMRLLEEAGVLVKPGMENGPKDGTPHIRFCIMNPEDTMEEMLSRLSSFHTQLMKDFS